One genomic window of Thermococcus sp. includes the following:
- a CDS encoding DUF835 domain-containing protein, with protein sequence MGIESFTPYFSGIMLIIIGIYGMVKSYWGWKNHEEPVKKLALTLLISFGLFGIVGGISVFLTVLVNPDFWILEAIVITAGYLILANEALDILEKLKKPKKEHTKRKIKCSLPVAGIVKSREEAITLLKAVAVYTGLPILVIGREHPDEWKSKTGIEPDEYIWLTRIEHKKAVSPSSLHVLSGKVIGFIRENPGSVIYIEGIEYMLFYSDFKAVAKFLFSIRDVAMMEDTHILILANEDTLSPEQMAILKKEFEDVDVEKVLEKMVGPALFGVIPLRKRRELNAGTKGSKDGSGASEEEAKETQPLRREEATEERG encoded by the coding sequence GTGGGGATAGAAAGTTTTACACCTTATTTCTCGGGGATAATGCTCATAATAATCGGAATCTATGGAATGGTTAAATCCTACTGGGGTTGGAAAAACCATGAGGAGCCCGTTAAAAAGCTCGCTCTAACCCTTCTCATATCATTTGGACTGTTTGGAATAGTTGGGGGTATCTCCGTTTTTCTCACAGTACTCGTTAACCCTGATTTTTGGATTCTTGAGGCTATTGTAATTACTGCAGGATACCTTATTCTGGCTAATGAAGCCCTTGACATACTTGAAAAGCTCAAAAAACCAAAAAAAGAACATACAAAAAGAAAGATAAAATGTTCCCTTCCAGTTGCTGGCATAGTTAAGTCGCGAGAGGAGGCGATAACACTCCTTAAGGCCGTGGCTGTTTACACGGGGCTTCCAATCCTGGTCATAGGCAGGGAGCACCCGGATGAGTGGAAGTCAAAGACCGGAATCGAGCCCGATGAATACATTTGGCTCACGAGGATTGAGCACAAAAAAGCGGTAAGTCCAAGTAGTCTCCACGTTCTCAGTGGAAAGGTTATAGGGTTCATACGGGAGAACCCAGGTAGTGTTATTTATATCGAGGGCATAGAGTATATGCTCTTTTACTCTGACTTCAAGGCCGTTGCCAAGTTTCTTTTCTCAATCAGGGACGTGGCTATGATGGAGGATACTCACATTTTAATCCTAGCCAACGAGGACACCCTGAGCCCGGAGCAGATGGCAATACTCAAAAAGGAGTTTGAGGATGTGGACGTTGAGAAAGTTCTGGAAAAAATGGTGGGACCCGCTCTCTTCGGGGTCATACCTCTCAGAAAGCGGAGGGAGCTCAATGCCGGCACTAAAGGTTCCAAAGACGGAAGCGGAGCCAGTGAAGAGGAAGCTAAAGAAACTCAACCTCTACGACGGGAAGAGGCGACCGAAGAAAGAGGATAA
- a CDS encoding replication factor C small subunit, with the protein MAEELREVKVLEKPWVEKYRPQRLDDIVGQEHIVKRLKHYAKTGSMPHLLFAGPPGVGKTTAALALARELFGENWRHNFLELNASDERGINVIREKVKEFARTKPIGGASFKIIFLDEADALTQDAQQALRRTMEMFSNNVRFILSCNYSSKIIEPIQSRCAIFRFRPLSDEDIAKRIKYIAENEGLELTEEGLQAILYVAEGDLRRAINVLQAAAALDRKITDENVFLVASRARPEDVREMMTLALEGNFLKAREKLREILLKQGLSGEDVLIQMHREVFNLPIPEDKKVALADKIGEYNFRLVEGANEMIQLEALLAQFTLMGNRKGK; encoded by the coding sequence TTGAGAAGTATCGCCCCCAAAGGCTCGACGACATCGTCGGTCAGGAGCACATAGTCAAGAGGCTCAAACACTACGCTAAAACAGGCTCGATGCCGCATCTGCTCTTCGCGGGTCCGCCTGGCGTGGGGAAGACGACCGCCGCTTTAGCCCTCGCGAGGGAGCTATTCGGCGAAAACTGGCGCCACAACTTTCTGGAACTTAACGCGAGCGATGAAAGAGGTATAAACGTCATACGCGAGAAGGTGAAGGAGTTTGCAAGAACAAAGCCGATAGGTGGAGCGAGCTTTAAGATAATCTTCCTTGATGAAGCGGACGCTCTAACACAGGACGCCCAACAAGCCCTGAGGAGAACGATGGAAATGTTCTCGAACAACGTGAGGTTTATTCTCAGCTGTAACTACTCCTCAAAGATTATCGAGCCGATACAGAGCAGGTGTGCCATCTTCCGCTTCAGACCCCTCAGCGACGAGGACATAGCGAAGCGGATTAAGTACATAGCTGAGAACGAGGGCCTTGAGCTAACGGAGGAAGGCCTGCAGGCTATCCTGTATGTGGCAGAGGGCGACCTCAGGAGGGCAATCAACGTCCTTCAGGCGGCAGCCGCCCTTGACAGGAAGATAACCGACGAGAACGTCTTCTTGGTTGCCAGCAGGGCAAGGCCTGAAGATGTCCGCGAGATGATGACGCTAGCATTAGAGGGCAACTTCCTTAAGGCGAGAGAAAAGCTGAGGGAGATTCTCCTCAAACAGGGTCTCAGCGGGGAGGACGTTCTGATACAGATGCACAGGGAGGTCTTCAACCTGCCGATTCCCGAGGACAAGAAGGTGGCTTTGGCTGACAAGATAGGCGAGTATAACTTCAGGCTCGTTGAAGGGGCCAACGAGATGATACAGCTCGAAGCTTTGCTAGCTCAGTTCACGCTGATGGGGAACAGGAAGGGTAAGTGA
- the moaA gene encoding GTP 3',8-cyclase MoaA has translation MTLYDRFGRPVTNLRISLTQECNFRCFFCHREGQRFLAKNEMTPGEIERLVKIASRLGIRKVKLTGGEPTMRDDIIEIVGRIKPYVVDLSMTTNGSKLKELAKPLAKAGLDRVNVSLHSLKPEVYKRITGVDMLETVLEGIGEAVKYLSPVKLNMTVMKGLNDSEIWDMVNFAAKTGTILQLIELEAPREMAETGFFRKYFYPLKPVERELKKRAVEIRERRMHRRRKYFIPTDYGMAEVEVVRAMHNTVFCANCTRLRVTSNGKFKTCLLRNDDLIDFLTAMRNGASDAELVDIFKKAVLKREPYWR, from the coding sequence ATGACGCTCTACGACCGCTTTGGAAGGCCCGTGACGAACCTCAGAATCTCTCTTACACAAGAGTGCAACTTCCGGTGTTTCTTCTGCCATAGGGAGGGTCAGCGATTTTTAGCTAAAAACGAGATGACGCCTGGGGAGATAGAGAGGCTCGTTAAAATAGCCTCCCGCCTGGGAATAAGGAAGGTCAAGCTTACCGGCGGCGAACCGACGATGAGGGATGATATAATCGAAATCGTGGGGAGGATAAAGCCCTACGTGGTTGATTTGAGCATGACTACAAACGGGAGTAAGCTCAAGGAGCTCGCCAAACCGCTCGCAAAGGCTGGCCTTGACAGGGTTAACGTCTCGCTCCACAGCTTAAAGCCGGAAGTTTACAAGAGAATCACGGGCGTTGATATGCTTGAAACTGTTCTTGAGGGCATAGGGGAGGCAGTAAAGTACCTTTCCCCTGTCAAGCTCAACATGACGGTTATGAAGGGTCTCAACGATAGTGAAATATGGGATATGGTGAACTTTGCGGCCAAAACTGGAACGATACTCCAGCTCATCGAGCTTGAGGCGCCGAGAGAGATGGCCGAGACAGGATTTTTCAGGAAGTACTTTTATCCCCTCAAGCCCGTCGAGAGGGAGCTCAAAAAGCGCGCCGTTGAAATCCGGGAGAGGAGGATGCATAGGAGGAGGAAATACTTTATCCCAACGGACTACGGCATGGCTGAGGTTGAGGTTGTTAGAGCGATGCACAACACGGTTTTCTGTGCCAACTGCACCCGTTTAAGGGTCACCTCCAACGGCAAGTTCAAAACCTGCCTTCTGAGAAACGACGACTTGATAGACTTTTTGACGGCCATGAGAAACGGGGCGAGCGACGCAGAACTCGTTGATATTTTCAAAAAAGCGGTGTTAAAACGTGAGCCCTACTGGAGGTAG
- a CDS encoding replication factor C large subunit, whose translation MVEVPWVEKYRPRKLSEIVNQEKAIEQVRAWVEAWLHGNPPKKKALILAGPPGVGKTTTVYALAHEYGFEVIELNASDERTYEKIERYVQAAYTMDILGKRRKLIFLDEADNIEPSGAREIAKLIDKAKNPIIMSANHYWEVPKEIRNKAQIVEYKRLTQRDIIKALVRILKREGKTVPKEILYEIAKRANGDLRAAINDLQTVVIGGVGNAKEVLAYRDVEKSVFQALAQIFATDNAKRAKMATLGVDMYPDELLLWIDENVPYVYYKPEDIARAYEAISRADIYLGRAKRTNNYSLWKYATDMMTAGVAVAGVKKKGFVKIYPPKTIKMLTESKSERTLRDSIVKKVMKEMHMARIEALETLQYLRVIFENNPDLAAHFTVFLDLSEKEVEFLAGDKDKAKTIWGKAMNIKKKLKEMNKLRESAREGLRKAKEKEEPEESEEVNEDIEETQEESEKELSEDELEEAEKEIEPVGEEKKSEKKKGKQVTLFDFLKK comes from the coding sequence ATGGTAGAGGTGCCCTGGGTTGAAAAGTACCGGCCTAGGAAGCTCAGTGAGATTGTCAATCAGGAAAAGGCCATAGAGCAGGTCAGGGCTTGGGTAGAGGCGTGGCTCCACGGAAATCCGCCAAAAAAGAAGGCCCTAATCCTTGCGGGACCTCCGGGAGTGGGAAAAACGACCACGGTTTACGCCCTCGCTCATGAGTACGGCTTCGAGGTCATCGAGCTCAACGCGAGCGACGAGAGGACGTACGAGAAAATAGAACGCTACGTTCAAGCGGCATACACGATGGACATTCTGGGAAAGCGTAGAAAGCTGATTTTCCTTGACGAGGCCGACAACATAGAGCCGAGCGGTGCCAGGGAAATAGCGAAGCTCATTGACAAAGCCAAGAACCCGATAATAATGAGCGCCAACCACTACTGGGAGGTTCCAAAGGAGATAAGAAACAAGGCGCAGATAGTTGAATACAAGCGTTTAACTCAGAGGGACATCATAAAGGCCCTCGTCAGAATCCTAAAGCGGGAAGGCAAAACCGTCCCAAAGGAGATACTCTACGAGATTGCCAAGAGAGCCAACGGTGACCTTAGGGCGGCAATCAACGACCTCCAGACCGTTGTGATTGGCGGAGTCGGGAACGCGAAGGAAGTTTTAGCCTACCGCGACGTCGAAAAGAGCGTTTTTCAGGCTCTGGCTCAGATTTTCGCAACGGACAACGCCAAAAGGGCCAAGATGGCGACCCTTGGCGTGGACATGTATCCCGATGAGCTTCTCCTCTGGATTGACGAGAACGTTCCCTACGTCTACTACAAGCCGGAGGACATAGCCAGAGCTTACGAAGCGATAAGCAGGGCTGACATCTACCTCGGCAGGGCGAAGAGAACGAACAACTACTCGCTCTGGAAGTATGCAACGGATATGATGACGGCCGGAGTTGCAGTTGCCGGCGTCAAGAAAAAGGGCTTTGTGAAAATTTATCCGCCAAAGACCATCAAGATGCTCACCGAGAGCAAGTCCGAGAGAACTCTCAGGGATTCCATAGTCAAGAAGGTCATGAAGGAGATGCACATGGCAAGAATTGAGGCCCTTGAGACCCTCCAATACCTAAGGGTAATCTTCGAGAACAATCCCGACTTAGCGGCCCATTTCACGGTTTTCCTCGATTTAAGTGAGAAGGAAGTCGAGTTCCTGGCTGGAGACAAGGACAAGGCCAAAACCATATGGGGTAAGGCCATGAACATCAAGAAAAAGCTCAAGGAGATGAATAAACTCAGGGAAAGCGCCCGTGAGGGTCTAAGAAAGGCGAAGGAAAAAGAAGAACCCGAAGAGAGCGAGGAAGTCAATGAAGACATAGAGGAAACTCAGGAAGAGTCTGAAAAAGAGCTATCTGAGGATGAGCTTGAGGAAGCGGAGAAGGAAATCGAGCCGGTTGGCGAGGAGAAAAAGTCCGAAAAGAAAAAGGGCAAGCAGGTGACTCTGTTCGACTTTTTGAAGAAGTGA
- a CDS encoding class I SAM-dependent methyltransferase family protein: MPALKVPKTEAEPVKRKLKKLNLYDGKRRPKKEDNFVLLPVIEDRRIYSLGYEVLPIELPFRPERQIYKNLESVLVERLSKEELKYLRRYDVIGDIAVIQIPSQLEHRVDDIVWGLRKVHPFLKVIAKKGFHKGAFRIRDYSILWGEGRLETIHKENGVEIKVDLSKVFFNPRMKGERYRLAQLVRDGERVLIPFAGVLPYALVIARYRRVKITAVELNREAYELGLENIERNRKRLKGNIEFIHGDAFKVLPELPSYDRVISPTPRGVDALALTLSKAREWLHYYDFVHEDELDAFRRKILDECSRQGKRCEIKVKKVSDFKPHVFKVCADVRIFLE, translated from the coding sequence ATGCCGGCACTAAAGGTTCCAAAGACGGAAGCGGAGCCAGTGAAGAGGAAGCTAAAGAAACTCAACCTCTACGACGGGAAGAGGCGACCGAAGAAAGAGGATAACTTCGTTCTCCTGCCCGTAATTGAGGACAGGAGGATTTACTCCCTTGGCTATGAAGTTCTTCCCATAGAGCTCCCGTTCAGACCTGAGAGGCAGATATATAAGAACCTCGAGAGTGTTTTAGTGGAGAGGCTGAGCAAGGAAGAACTAAAATACTTGAGGCGCTACGACGTCATTGGCGACATAGCGGTCATCCAGATTCCCTCCCAGCTGGAACACCGGGTTGACGATATTGTCTGGGGTCTTCGAAAAGTTCACCCCTTCCTTAAGGTCATCGCTAAGAAGGGCTTCCATAAGGGGGCCTTCAGGATAAGGGACTACTCAATACTCTGGGGCGAGGGGAGGCTTGAAACAATCCACAAGGAGAACGGCGTCGAGATTAAGGTTGATTTAAGCAAGGTTTTCTTCAACCCGAGGATGAAGGGGGAAAGATACCGCTTGGCCCAGCTCGTGAGGGACGGCGAGAGGGTTCTGATTCCATTTGCCGGCGTTCTGCCGTATGCACTCGTGATAGCCCGTTACAGGAGAGTGAAGATTACGGCCGTCGAGCTGAACAGGGAAGCCTACGAACTGGGACTGGAAAACATTGAACGGAACAGGAAGAGGCTGAAGGGGAATATAGAGTTCATTCATGGAGATGCATTCAAGGTTCTGCCGGAACTGCCGAGCTACGACCGCGTTATAAGCCCAACGCCGAGGGGAGTCGATGCACTCGCCTTAACGCTGAGCAAAGCTAGGGAATGGCTCCACTACTACGACTTCGTTCACGAGGATGAGCTTGACGCCTTCAGGAGAAAAATACTTGATGAGTGCTCAAGGCAGGGAAAGAGGTGCGAGATAAAGGTAAAGAAGGTGAGCGACTTCAAGCCCCACGTGTTTAAGGTCTGCGCGGATGTGAGGATTTTCTTGGAGTAA